A genome region from Tursiops truncatus isolate mTurTru1 chromosome 15, mTurTru1.mat.Y, whole genome shotgun sequence includes the following:
- the LOC109550911 gene encoding thymosin beta-4, producing the protein MYLRHSAATTAQVGPRSLVTRSASSAAMSDKPDVAEIEKFDKSKLKKTETKEKNPLPSQETIEQEKQAGES; encoded by the coding sequence atgtatttaaggCACTCGGCGGCGACCACTGCGCAGGTCGGACCTCGTTCGCTCGTAACTCGCTCCGCTTCCTCTGCAGCCATGTCTGACAAACCCGATGTGGCTGAGATTGAGAAATTCGATAAATCgaaactgaagaaaacagaaacgaAAGAGAAAAATCCACTGCCTTCACAAGAAACGATTGAACAGGAGAAGCAAGCAGGCGAGTCGTAA